The Methanobrevibacter gottschalkii DSM 11977 genome includes a region encoding these proteins:
- a CDS encoding DUF6110 family protein, giving the protein MVHRNILKKCVEHKHALLFAAGIATAVVGKKVIESKSVKNAATKGMANVMSIKKDAEECFQDMKENAEDIVVDAHKEDKKEIYDESQE; this is encoded by the coding sequence ATGGTACATAGAAATATTTTAAAAAAATGTGTTGAACATAAGCATGCGTTGCTCTTTGCAGCAGGTATTGCAACTGCAGTTGTTGGGAAAAAAGTCATTGAATCAAAATCTGTAAAAAATGCAGCAACAAAAGGCATGGCAAATGTAATGTCTATAAAAAAAGATGCTGAAGAATGTTTTCAAGATATGAAAGAAAATGCTGAAGATATTGTTGTAGATGCCCACAAGGAAGATAAAAAAGAAATTTATGATGAATCACAAGAATAA
- a CDS encoding heavy metal translocating P-type ATPase, whose protein sequence is MKYEVVYDNGSRLRVRSGQWAFTKEEGYGLASLLLNQNFIHEVLTSHRNGSILMYYDEGIDNKDKIFDILDKIGLDDLFEAEPTQIQISKEISEDFYKKIAKMILNRGIYKLFLPIPVRNALTVYHAMKYIWNGFDSLTSFNVDVALLDGAAVAGALLNKHYKPASSMMFLLSISDALEDYTLQKAKSTLKDSLALNIDTVWVVGEDGEEKQCSAVEISKGDKIKVHMGDVIPVDGKVIEGEGLVNEASMTGEPLAVHKMNGKTVHAGTVVEEGNLIVEVYSMNKETRLNKIIHLIENSEELKAESQSKAEKLADSIVPYSFIATALTYFITGSPTKALSVLMVDFSCAIKLTTPLSIISAMREASDNRMMVKGGKFLENYANADTIVFDKTGTLTNAAPKVVDVISMSKKYDCDEILRMAACIEEHFAHSIATAIVKEAEKQGLKHEEDHSEVEYIVAHGIVTEYEGKRAVIGSRHFLFDDEKVKVTKSQEKKINEKIKEHSVVYLAIDGKLEGIICIDDPIRKEAKYVIEELKSLGIENIIMLTGDSESGARAGANALGITDYRSQVLPEDKSRIVEELKAEGRIVIMVGDGINDSPALAAADVSVSMKHSSDIAREVADISLLSDDLYDLVTLRKLSTGMLDKINNNYHNIVAVNGSLLVLGVLGIIPPATSSMVHNLSTMLFGLLSTRSVLTDEEYIKDIEVKAI, encoded by the coding sequence ATGAAATATGAGGTGGTGTATGATAACGGATCTCGCCTAAGAGTTCGTTCTGGCCAATGGGCTTTCACTAAAGAGGAAGGTTATGGTCTTGCTTCATTACTGTTAAATCAAAATTTTATCCATGAGGTGCTGACTTCACATAGAAATGGTAGTATTTTAATGTATTATGATGAAGGCATTGATAATAAAGATAAAATTTTTGATATTTTGGATAAGATTGGTTTGGATGATTTATTTGAAGCTGAACCTACTCAAATTCAAATTTCTAAAGAAATCAGTGAAGATTTTTATAAAAAAATAGCTAAAATGATTCTAAATAGGGGAATTTATAAGTTATTTTTACCAATTCCCGTAAGAAATGCTTTAACAGTATATCATGCCATGAAATATATATGGAATGGTTTTGATAGTTTAACTAGTTTTAATGTTGATGTGGCATTACTTGATGGTGCTGCTGTTGCTGGCGCATTATTAAATAAACATTACAAACCTGCAAGTTCAATGATGTTCTTATTGTCAATCTCCGATGCACTAGAGGACTACACATTACAAAAAGCTAAAAGCACTCTAAAAGATAGCTTAGCTTTAAATATTGATACAGTATGGGTAGTAGGAGAAGACGGTGAAGAAAAACAATGTTCAGCAGTAGAAATTAGTAAGGGGGATAAAATCAAAGTTCACATGGGGGATGTAATTCCAGTAGATGGAAAAGTAATCGAAGGTGAAGGTTTAGTCAATGAAGCTTCTATGACCGGTGAACCATTAGCTGTTCATAAAATGAATGGGAAGACGGTTCATGCTGGAACTGTTGTTGAAGAAGGTAATCTGATTGTTGAAGTATATTCGATGAATAAAGAAACAAGATTAAATAAAATTATTCATCTGATTGAAAATTCAGAAGAATTAAAAGCTGAAAGCCAAAGTAAAGCGGAAAAACTTGCAGATTCAATTGTTCCATACAGTTTTATTGCAACTGCTTTAACTTACTTTATTACAGGAAGCCCAACAAAAGCATTGTCTGTTTTGATGGTTGATTTCTCATGTGCAATTAAATTAACAACACCACTATCTATTATTTCAGCAATGCGTGAAGCATCTGATAATAGAATGATGGTTAAAGGTGGAAAATTCCTTGAAAATTATGCCAATGCAGATACTATTGTATTTGATAAAACTGGAACTTTAACTAATGCTGCTCCTAAGGTTGTTGATGTAATTTCAATGTCTAAAAAATACGATTGTGACGAGATTTTAAGAATGGCTGCATGTATTGAGGAACACTTTGCACACAGTATTGCTACGGCGATTGTAAAGGAGGCTGAAAAACAAGGTTTAAAACATGAAGAAGATCACAGTGAAGTTGAATATATTGTAGCACACGGTATTGTAACTGAATATGAAGGTAAACGTGCAGTTATTGGTTCAAGACACTTTTTATTCGATGATGAGAAAGTCAAAGTGACTAAAAGTCAGGAAAAGAAAATCAATGAGAAAATTAAAGAACATTCTGTAGTTTACTTGGCCATTGATGGCAAACTTGAAGGTATTATCTGTATTGATGATCCTATACGCAAGGAAGCAAAATATGTTATAGAAGAACTTAAATCTTTAGGTATTGAAAATATTATAATGCTTACCGGTGACAGTGAAAGCGGGGCTCGTGCTGGAGCTAATGCTTTGGGAATAACAGATTATAGATCACAAGTACTTCCTGAAGATAAATCAAGAATTGTTGAAGAATTAAAAGCAGAAGGCAGGATTGTAATAATGGTGGGGGATGGAATTAATGATTCTCCTGCTCTTGCAGCTGCGGATGTGTCTGTTTCAATGAAACATTCATCAGATATCGCTCGTGAAGTTGCAGATATTTCCTTATTGTCTGATGATTTATATGACCTTGTCACTCTTAGAAAACTAAGTACTGGAATGCTGGATAAAATTAATAATAACTATCATAATATTGTTGCAGTAAATGGTTCTCTTTTAGTTTTAGGTGTTTTGGGAATAATCCCGCCAGCAACATCTTCAATGGTGCATAATTTATCCACGATGTTATTTGGACTTTTAAGTACAAGATCCGTTTTAACTGACGAGGAATATATTAAAGATATAGAAGTGAAAGCTATTTAA
- a CDS encoding ABC transporter permease: protein MLDNYKNKFIPLILPVVLIFFWYIITNALALFSSYILPGPLDVVNSALVVIENGKLLTNTIDTLYKVFAGLILASIVAIPLGIVLGWYKTLEDICTFVISILRPIPPVAWIPFSILWFGIGTFPAVFIIFMGCVFPILVYTIDGVKRTDKVLVESAQTLGANDWNILRRVVLPSTIPYIVSGLKVGIGIALMCTISAEMIGSSSGLGYMILIATNLFDTGTTVVGMVVIGLIGLVFDFVFSRAQDKIFW from the coding sequence ATGTTAGATAATTATAAAAATAAATTTATTCCATTGATTTTACCAGTAGTTTTAATATTTTTTTGGTATATTATAACTAATGCACTGGCATTGTTCTCTTCATATATTTTGCCCGGACCGCTTGATGTGGTAAATTCAGCATTAGTAGTAATAGAAAATGGTAAACTCTTGACAAATACTATTGATACATTATATAAAGTATTTGCTGGTTTGATTTTAGCATCCATTGTAGCTATTCCTCTTGGAATTGTACTTGGATGGTATAAAACCTTAGAAGATATATGTACTTTCGTAATCAGCATTTTAAGACCAATTCCACCAGTTGCATGGATTCCATTTTCCATCTTATGGTTTGGAATAGGTACTTTTCCAGCTGTATTCATTATATTTATGGGTTGCGTATTTCCAATTTTAGTATATACAATTGATGGTGTTAAAAGAACAGACAAGGTTTTAGTTGAATCTGCTCAAACACTTGGTGCTAATGACTGGAATATTTTAAGAAGAGTAGTATTGCCTTCTACTATACCATATATCGTTTCCGGTTTGAAAGTTGGTATTGGTATTGCTTTAATGTGTACTATTTCAGCAGAGATGATTGGATCAAGTAGTGGTTTAGGTTATATGATTTTAATTGCAACAAACCTTTTTGATACAGGTACAACTGTTGTTGGTATGGTTGTAATTGGTTTGATTGGACTTGTATTTGACTTTGTATTTAGCAGAGCTCAAGATAAAATCTTCTGGTAG
- a CDS encoding ABC transporter ATP-binding protein, which translates to MSIEVKDIYKKFETKKSENLSVLENINLTIDDGELVCLLGPSGCGKTTLLRLIAGLDTPTSGEIVANGEVVKKPSGDRAVIFQQYSLFPWLTVLQNVTFGLEMTKPGSKEENIAAAERYLTSVGLIDFKDSYPHELSGGMKQRVAIIRSLLNHSPILLMDEPFSALDMQNRHSLQEQLIGVWKRFENTIVFVTHDVDEAIYLADKIVILDKNPGRIANIVEVDLERPRKRESQEFLALQESIVSQLNMDE; encoded by the coding sequence ATGTCAATTGAAGTTAAGGATATTTATAAAAAATTTGAAACTAAAAAATCAGAAAATCTCTCTGTTTTGGAAAATATTAATTTAACTATTGATGATGGTGAATTAGTATGTCTTTTAGGGCCGTCTGGATGTGGTAAAACAACTCTTTTAAGATTGATTGCAGGTCTTGACACTCCAACTTCTGGTGAAATTGTTGCAAACGGTGAAGTTGTTAAAAAACCATCTGGTGATAGGGCGGTTATTTTCCAACAATATTCATTATTCCCATGGTTAACAGTTCTTCAGAATGTAACTTTCGGTTTGGAGATGACAAAACCGGGTTCTAAAGAAGAAAATATTGCCGCCGCTGAAAGGTACTTGACAAGTGTTGGTTTAATTGACTTTAAAGATAGCTATCCTCATGAACTTTCTGGTGGTATGAAACAAAGAGTTGCAATTATCAGATCTTTGCTTAATCATTCACCTATCTTACTGATGGATGAACCGTTTTCTGCATTGGATATGCAAAATAGACATAGTCTTCAAGAACAGCTAATTGGTGTCTGGAAAAGATTTGAAAATACAATAGTTTTTGTAACTCACGACGTTGATGAAGCAATCTATTTAGCAGACAAAATTGTTATTTTAGACAAAAATCCCGGCAGGATTGCAAACATTGTTGAAGTGGATTTGGAAAGGCCGAGAAAAAGAGAATCACAAGAATTCCTCGCTCTTCAAGAATCTATAGTTAGTCAATTAAATATGGATGAATGA
- a CDS encoding MmcQ/YjbR family DNA-binding protein, which yields MNRDDLEDYIEDNYSAEPEFPWLKFPNYEVFRHDDNRKWFALIMDVSKSKLGLDGDEILDVVNFKCDQILIDSLTTEPGFFPAYHMNKENWITVALDGSVSDEKIIMLLDISFELTASNKKID from the coding sequence ATGAATCGTGATGATTTAGAAGATTATATTGAAGATAACTATTCTGCAGAACCTGAATTTCCATGGCTGAAGTTCCCAAATTATGAAGTGTTCCGTCATGATGATAATCGGAAATGGTTTGCTCTGATTATGGATGTTTCTAAGAGTAAGCTGGGTTTGGATGGGGATGAAATTCTTGATGTTGTAAATTTCAAGTGTGATCAGATACTTATAGATTCTTTAACTACTGAACCGGGATTTTTCCCGGCATATCATATGAATAAAGAAAACTGGATTACTGTTGCTCTTGATGGAAGCGTATCTGATGAAAAAATAATAATGTTGCTGGATATAAGCTTTGAGTTAACAGCATCTAATAAGAAAATAGATTAG
- a CDS encoding MFS transporter: protein MNSILSFNVLPFLIIFIILIPIFFIIEKRAQESIVPIHMLRNKEISIACIETLCYGIVYSSAIFIPSLVILSMGLNNQSASLMLIPILGANAVAAPILGKILDSAGSRKIMAIGTLIMSFGLIAIAAYPNNLILFLIAGCLIGIGMVTIIGAPLRYIVLTEAKATERGAGQAIVNMLSIAGQLIGGALIGGTVASFSGIFGYKISLILAASVGLIAFLFTLKLKSRDEQIETMKSNQ from the coding sequence ATGAACAGCATATTATCTTTTAATGTACTTCCATTCCTAATAATTTTCATTATTTTAATTCCGATTTTCTTCATAATAGAAAAAAGAGCACAAGAATCAATCGTACCAATACATATGTTAAGAAATAAAGAGATTAGTATTGCATGCATTGAAACTTTATGTTATGGAATCGTTTACTCTTCAGCAATATTTATTCCTTCTCTAGTGATTCTTTCAATGGGTTTAAACAATCAGTCTGCAAGTTTAATGTTAATTCCAATCTTGGGAGCTAATGCTGTTGCAGCACCAATTCTTGGTAAAATCTTAGATTCTGCAGGTTCGCGTAAGATTATGGCAATTGGGACATTAATAATGAGTTTTGGTTTAATTGCTATTGCAGCCTATCCCAATAATTTAATTTTATTCCTTATTGCTGGTTGTTTAATCGGTATTGGCATGGTGACAATTATTGGTGCTCCATTAAGGTATATTGTTTTAACTGAAGCAAAAGCTACTGAAAGAGGAGCTGGTCAAGCTATTGTTAATATGTTGTCAATTGCAGGCCAATTAATAGGTGGAGCTCTGATTGGAGGTACAGTTGCATCTTTTTCAGGAATATTCGGTTATAAAATAAGTTTAATTTTAGCAGCTTCTGTTGGACTTATCGCATTCTTGTTTACTTTAAAATTAAAAAGTCGTGATGAACAAATTGAAACTATGAAATCAAATCAATAA
- a CDS encoding MFS transporter: MSTKTLDTKTRNLILILFLIGVFMGSLDTGIIGPVLPSIEQSFNLTSRDSSWIFTLFVIAFMIGSPIMAKFSDFYGRKKIFILDVLLFGIGSFLIASSMNIESILLGRVIQGFGCGGIFPVAGAFIGDGFPLEERGKALGILGSVFGISAIGGPLVGAALIPFGWNWCFTINIPIAYF; encoded by the coding sequence ATGTCAACAAAAACTTTAGATACGAAAACAAGGAATTTAATACTTATATTATTTTTAATAGGAGTGTTTATGGGATCCCTGGATACTGGAATCATAGGTCCGGTACTGCCATCTATTGAGCAAAGCTTCAATCTTACAAGTAGAGATTCAAGTTGGATATTTACTCTTTTTGTAATTGCATTTATGATCGGTTCTCCAATCATGGCTAAATTTTCAGATTTTTACGGTAGAAAAAAGATTTTTATTTTAGATGTTCTTTTATTTGGAATCGGATCATTTTTAATTGCATCTTCCATGAATATTGAATCAATATTATTAGGAAGAGTTATACAGGGTTTTGGTTGTGGAGGAATATTTCCTGTAGCTGGAGCATTTATTGGTGATGGATTTCCATTGGAAGAGAGAGGAAAAGCATTGGGAATTCTTGGTAGTGTATTTGGAATTTCTGCAATTGGAGGGCCATTAGTTGGAGCTGCTTTAATCCCTTTTGGTTGGAACTGGTGTTTTACAATTAACATTCCAATAGCATATTTCTAA
- the surE gene encoding 5'/3'-nucleotidase SurE: MNILISNDDGVNAAGILAAKQAVEDLANVYVVAPDKNNSSVGRRISLFKHLKIDSCELEDGSPACSVSGSPADAVIVGADYIMDEKPDLVITGINQGLNISCDITSSGTVCAALEAVSLGIPAIAVSLFIDPKTSYKQDENGEWYMDYDFNFAKKVLHDLVLKIIDEGFPKGVDLFNLNIPTNYKSQEVKITYLSHKMIDKKVIDNTNEEKKELFNYPLDENQESDDLIMIASDLIKEYEEGSDGYALLVEKCPSLTPLNVNMTSKKLNW; encoded by the coding sequence ATGAACATTCTAATATCTAATGATGATGGAGTTAATGCAGCAGGAATCTTAGCTGCCAAGCAGGCAGTTGAGGATTTGGCCAATGTTTATGTTGTAGCACCAGATAAAAATAATAGTAGTGTAGGCCGTCGCATTTCACTATTTAAACATTTAAAAATTGATTCATGTGAACTTGAAGACGGCAGTCCAGCATGCTCTGTTTCAGGCAGTCCTGCTGATGCTGTAATTGTTGGTGCAGATTATATAATGGATGAAAAGCCGGATCTGGTTATAACTGGAATAAATCAAGGACTGAATATCAGTTGTGATATAACCTCGTCAGGTACTGTTTGTGCCGCTTTGGAAGCAGTTAGTTTAGGCATTCCCGCAATAGCTGTTTCATTGTTTATTGATCCAAAAACTTCCTATAAACAGGATGAAAATGGTGAATGGTATATGGATTATGATTTTAATTTTGCAAAAAAGGTTTTGCATGATTTAGTATTAAAAATAATCGATGAAGGATTTCCCAAAGGAGTTGACTTATTTAACTTAAACATACCGACCAATTATAAATCCCAAGAGGTTAAAATTACTTACTTATCACATAAAATGATTGATAAAAAAGTCATTGATAATACCAATGAAGAAAAAAAGGAATTATTTAACTATCCCTTAGACGAAAATCAAGAAAGTGATGATTTAATTATGATTGCTTCCGATTTAATCAAAGAATATGAGGAAGGCAGTGATGGATACGCTCTTCTTGTTGAGAAGTGTCCTAGTCTAACTCCCCTTAATGTTAATATGACCTCAAAAAAGTTAAATTGGTAA
- the thiD gene encoding bifunctional hydroxymethylpyrimidine kinase/phosphomethylpyrimidine kinase: protein MIVMSIAGVDPSAGAGIYADLKTFQAIGVYGTGIVTALTAQNPYKFFSASPVLPEYIEEQMDSVLDSYEVEFIKTGMLYSPEIIKLVSKKIKEYDLKAVVDPVMVATSSGNLTKEDIADAFNKYLLPNSILTTPNIAEAEKLTKFEIKTKEDAFKASKRIVCNNIITGGHLDGLNTINIDGEITTIKQELIKTDNLHGTGCNLSSAIVAYLAKNNELDTSIIKALNYVYEGIKNGNYGTLIAKI, encoded by the coding sequence ATGATAGTAATGTCAATTGCAGGTGTTGATCCATCAGCTGGCGCAGGTATCTATGCCGATTTAAAAACATTTCAAGCTATTGGAGTTTATGGAACCGGAATTGTAACAGCACTTACTGCACAAAATCCATATAAATTCTTTTCAGCTTCACCAGTTTTACCAGAATACATTGAAGAACAAATGGATTCAGTGCTTGATTCATATGAAGTAGAATTTATCAAAACTGGAATGTTATATTCCCCAGAAATTATTAAATTAGTTTCAAAAAAGATTAAGGAATATGACCTGAAAGCAGTAGTTGATCCTGTAATGGTTGCAACATCAAGTGGAAATCTAACAAAAGAAGACATTGCAGATGCATTTAATAAGTATTTACTTCCAAATTCAATATTAACCACACCAAACATAGCTGAAGCTGAAAAACTAACAAAATTTGAAATAAAAACTAAAGAAGATGCTTTTAAAGCTTCAAAAAGGATAGTTTGCAATAACATTATTACAGGAGGTCATTTAGACGGCCTAAATACTATCAATATTGATGGTGAAATTACAACTATAAAACAAGAATTAATAAAAACAGACAATTTACATGGTACAGGTTGTAATTTATCATCAGCAATTGTTGCATATCTCGCTAAAAACAATGAACTTGACACATCAATCATAAAAGCATTGAATTATGTGTATGAAGGAATAAAAAATGGAAATTATGGAACATTAATAGCTAAAATATAA
- the cofC gene encoding 2-phospho-L-lactate guanylyltransferase: MDNIYAIIPVSKFKNAKTRLSPFLSEEEREKLLKVMLQDVTDTLKKHVDKIFIISRDEDVLKYAKSLNLDTILENKDSNLNKALKQAMKECKGKVRKVIIVPSDVPLIGKTNISILIEASKNLDFIIVPSKGGGTNMIIMKPMAIPTKFEGFSYREHVNVAERKKLNPQVHDSFFMALDVNTAQDLGEIMIHGEHTHTRKYLKELKVKVEPYRGTERLKVTRG, encoded by the coding sequence ATGGATAATATCTATGCAATAATTCCAGTCAGTAAGTTCAAAAATGCTAAAACCAGACTTTCCCCATTTTTATCAGAAGAAGAAAGGGAAAAACTATTAAAGGTAATGCTTCAGGATGTAACTGACACTTTAAAAAAGCATGTAGATAAAATATTCATTATTAGCAGAGATGAAGATGTTTTAAAATATGCAAAAAGCTTAAACTTAGATACTATCCTGGAAAATAAAGATTCAAACCTGAATAAAGCATTAAAACAAGCTATGAAGGAATGCAAAGGAAAAGTAAGGAAAGTTATTATTGTTCCTTCTGATGTTCCTTTGATTGGAAAAACAAATATTTCAATCTTAATTGAAGCTTCCAAAAACTTAGATTTCATTATTGTTCCGTCAAAAGGTGGTGGAACCAATATGATTATAATGAAGCCTATGGCAATACCTACTAAATTTGAAGGATTCAGTTACAGAGAGCATGTTAATGTTGCTGAGAGAAAAAAATTAAATCCGCAGGTTCATGATTCATTTTTCATGGCATTAGATGTTAATACAGCGCAAGATTTAGGTGAAATTATGATTCATGGAGAACATACTCATACCAGGAAATACTTGAAAGAACTTAAAGTTAAAGTAGAACCTTACCGTGGAACTGAACGTTTAAAAGTAACAAGAGGATAG
- the proS gene encoding proline--tRNA ligase, protein MVENFDEWFHDILENANITDSRYPIKGMAIWMPYGFQIRKHSMNIIKKLLDKDHEEVLFPMLVPESELAKEGIHVKGFEDEVYWVTKGGQRELNEQLALRPTSETAIYPMYSLWIRTHMDLPIKYYQIVNTFRYETKHTRPLIRVREITTFKEAHTAHSTKEESDEQIQDFIAIYKEFFDELGIPYLISKRPEWDKFPGADYTMAFDVIMPNGKTLQIGTIHNLGQTFAKTFDITFEDKDGEHKLVYQTCAGVSDRVIASVIGIHGDETGLRLPPKVSPNQVTIIPILFKKGKEEVLAKCAEIKAQLEETGLRVNIDDRDIRPGKKFHDWELKGTPLKLELGPRDLENNITVAMRRDEGKKIEIALDSSLSDNVIDLLNKTQENLSESAWNFQKSHVKFTERLDEIKDLVETGNVVKFHWCGDEAIGRDIEEKTGYDILGIQEEISEGECISGKGNAKYIALMAKTY, encoded by the coding sequence ATGGTGGAAAATTTTGATGAATGGTTTCATGATATTTTAGAAAATGCGAATATTACTGATTCAAGATATCCTATTAAAGGAATGGCAATTTGGATGCCATACGGTTTTCAAATTAGAAAACACTCAATGAACATTATTAAAAAACTACTGGATAAAGATCATGAAGAAGTACTTTTTCCAATGCTTGTTCCTGAAAGTGAACTTGCAAAAGAAGGAATTCATGTAAAAGGATTCGAAGATGAAGTATATTGGGTAACTAAAGGTGGTCAAAGAGAATTAAACGAACAATTAGCACTTAGACCCACCAGTGAAACTGCAATTTATCCAATGTATTCATTATGGATTAGAACCCACATGGATCTTCCAATTAAATATTATCAAATTGTAAACACATTCAGATATGAAACAAAACATACAAGACCTTTAATTCGTGTCAGAGAAATTACAACATTTAAAGAAGCTCATACCGCTCATTCAACTAAAGAAGAATCAGATGAACAAATTCAAGACTTTATTGCAATTTATAAAGAATTTTTTGATGAATTAGGAATTCCATACCTAATTTCCAAAAGACCTGAATGGGACAAATTCCCGGGTGCCGATTATACAATGGCTTTTGATGTAATTATGCCTAATGGTAAAACCTTACAGATAGGCACCATCCATAACTTAGGTCAGACTTTTGCAAAAACATTTGATATAACCTTTGAAGATAAAGATGGAGAACACAAACTTGTATATCAAACCTGTGCAGGAGTATCTGATAGAGTAATCGCTTCCGTAATCGGGATTCACGGAGATGAAACCGGTTTACGTTTACCACCTAAAGTATCACCAAACCAGGTTACAATTATTCCAATCTTATTTAAAAAAGGAAAAGAAGAAGTTTTAGCAAAATGTGCTGAAATAAAAGCCCAATTAGAAGAAACAGGACTTAGAGTAAATATCGATGATAGGGACATAAGGCCCGGCAAAAAATTCCATGATTGGGAATTGAAAGGAACACCATTAAAACTTGAACTTGGACCTAGAGACTTGGAAAATAATATTACAGTAGCTATGAGAAGAGATGAAGGAAAAAAAATCGAAATTGCTCTTGATAGCTCATTATCAGATAATGTTATTGATCTATTAAATAAAACCCAAGAAAACTTATCTGAATCTGCTTGGAACTTCCAAAAATCCCATGTTAAATTCACAGAAAGGTTAGATGAAATTAAAGATCTTGTTGAAACAGGCAATGTTGTTAAATTCCATTGGTGTGGAGACGAAGCTATCGGTAGAGACATTGAAGAAAAAACAGGATATGACATATTAGGTATCCAGGAAGAAATATCCGAAGGTGAATGCATCTCCGGTAAAGGGAATGCAAAATACATTGCTTTGATGGCTAAAACATACTAA
- a CDS encoding NAD(P)-dependent glycerol-1-phosphate dehydrogenase has protein sequence MTNRKIQMPREVYIDPGIVHDTAEICNSLHLGNDFLIVTGSHTYDIGARPVIESLEKNNLSYDVIKVDVASEESISEVEELITPETTVLGVGGGKVIDVAKLSSFNQGVYFVSMPTTASHDGIVSPLASIKNPNTSISATAHSPIAVIADSEIIAQSPFRLLAAGCADLIANFTAIKDWELAHRLKNEAFSESAAALSIMSAHLITDNIANIKPNLEPSARIVMKSLFSGGMAISIAGSSRPASGSEHLFSHALDKILDKPALHGEQCGIGTIMMMYLHGGDWRVIKNALESVQAPTTAVEVGISDEEIIDALVMANKIRPERYTILGDNGVSREAAYELAYKTEVI, from the coding sequence ATGACTAATAGGAAAATACAAATGCCTCGTGAAGTTTACATAGATCCGGGTATTGTACATGATACGGCTGAAATTTGTAATTCTTTACATTTGGGTAATGATTTTTTAATAGTAACAGGTTCTCATACTTATGATATTGGTGCAAGACCTGTTATTGAAAGCTTAGAGAAAAATAATTTATCTTATGATGTAATTAAGGTTGATGTTGCTTCTGAAGAATCCATTTCAGAAGTTGAAGAATTAATCACTCCAGAAACTACTGTTTTAGGTGTTGGTGGAGGAAAAGTTATTGATGTAGCTAAATTATCTTCATTCAATCAGGGTGTATACTTTGTATCTATGCCAACAACAGCCTCACATGACGGTATCGTATCTCCTTTAGCATCAATAAAGAATCCAAACACTTCAATATCTGCTACTGCACACTCCCCAATAGCAGTTATTGCTGATTCTGAGATTATTGCACAGTCTCCATTCAGATTACTTGCAGCAGGTTGTGCTGATTTAATAGCTAACTTTACAGCTATTAAAGATTGGGAATTGGCTCATCGTTTAAAAAATGAAGCATTTAGTGAATCTGCAGCTGCATTATCCATAATGTCAGCTCATTTAATCACTGATAATATAGCTAATATCAAACCTAATCTTGAACCCAGTGCACGTATTGTTATGAAATCTTTATTCAGTGGAGGAATGGCAATTAGTATTGCTGGTTCATCACGTCCCGCAAGTGGGTCTGAACATCTGTTTTCTCATGCATTGGATAAAATTCTTGATAAACCTGCTTTGCATGGTGAACAATGCGGTATTGGTACAATAATGATGATGTATTTACATGGTGGTGATTGGAGAGTTATTAAAAACGCATTGGAATCAGTTCAAGCTCCAACAACTGCTGTGGAAGTTGGTATTTCTGATGAAGAAATTATTGATGCATTAGTTATGGCGAATAAAATCAGGCCTGAAAGATACACTATTTTAGGGGATAATGGTGTTTCTCGTGAAGCAGCCTATGAGCTTGCTTATAAAACTGAGGTGATTTAG